A part of Eubacterium sp. AB3007 genomic DNA contains:
- the tsf gene encoding translation elongation factor Ts: MAVTAKLVKELRDKTGAGMMDCKKALMETDGDIDKAIDVLREKGLSKAAKKADRIAAEGLVRLAFSEDHKEAAIVEVNSETDFVAKNPEFIEFVEKLAEKALEVESEDMDAFMAMDFFGEGTVQEALTAKIAKIGENMNIRRIQKLNTEGTVYTGYMHNGGLIGVIVGIKTDAAADEINVAAKDVAMQVASMSPKFVNETEVDQAWLANETEIAKQQLLNEGKKPELLDRIIPGKIKAILKDVCLVDQKFVKDSDLTVGEYVANVAKELGKDMTVTEMVRFEVGEGIEKKEEDFAAEVAAQMNK, translated from the coding sequence ATGGCAGTAACTGCAAAATTAGTAAAGGAATTAAGAGATAAGACCGGTGCCGGTATGATGGACTGCAAGAAGGCACTGATGGAGACGGACGGCGACATCGACAAGGCGATCGACGTGCTTCGTGAGAAGGGGCTGTCCAAGGCAGCCAAGAAGGCAGATAGAATCGCCGCAGAGGGGTTGGTTCGTCTGGCTTTCTCCGAGGATCATAAGGAAGCCGCTATTGTCGAGGTCAACTCCGAGACAGACTTTGTGGCTAAGAACCCAGAGTTTATTGAATTCGTAGAGAAACTCGCTGAGAAGGCTCTGGAAGTTGAAAGTGAAGATATGGACGCATTCATGGCGATGGATTTCTTCGGTGAGGGTACCGTGCAGGAGGCTCTGACTGCCAAGATCGCCAAGATCGGTGAGAACATGAACATCCGCCGCATCCAGAAGCTGAACACCGAGGGCACTGTGTACACCGGTTATATGCACAACGGTGGACTCATCGGCGTTATCGTCGGCATCAAGACCGACGCTGCAGCTGACGAGATCAACGTAGCTGCGAAGGATGTAGCCATGCAGGTGGCATCCATGAGCCCGAAGTTCGTCAACGAGACCGAGGTGGATCAGGCATGGCTGGCTAACGAGACCGAGATCGCCAAGCAGCAGCTGCTGAACGAGGGCAAGAAACCTGAGCTGCTGGATCGCATCATCCCTGGCAAGATCAAGGCTATCCTGAAGGATGTCTGCCTGGTAGACCAGAAGTTCGTCAAGGACAGCGATCTGACCGTCGGCGAGTATGTAGCTAACGTTGCCAAGGAACTGGGCAAGGACATGACCGTCACTGAGATGGTACGTTTCGAGGTCGGTGAAGGCATCGAGAAGAAGGAAGAGGACTTCGCTGCTGAGGTAGCTGCACAGATGAACAAGTAA
- a CDS encoding N-formylglutamate amidohydrolase: protein MKPILIHVPHASMYIPEEYRKTALISQEELEDENHFMCDTGVLELIPPAFANNTVVFPYSRLYCDVERFRDGSEPMEAYGMGFIYTSDSRGREMFCPTTEHRKSVSAIYDRHHSRLNRRTTEILKEHERCLIIDLHSFSDETVNRLFGWTDFPDVCIGTEPDYYSEELVKSICCFCRNLGLTVALNYPYQGSLVPNQYYGKKNTGIISVMLEINKRVLNNKKSLFRRP from the coding sequence ATGAAACCAATACTGATACATGTGCCGCATGCGTCCATGTATATTCCGGAGGAGTACCGAAAGACAGCGCTGATCTCGCAGGAAGAACTGGAAGATGAGAACCATTTCATGTGTGATACCGGAGTTTTAGAACTGATTCCTCCTGCTTTTGCGAATAATACAGTCGTATTTCCATATTCGAGACTGTATTGTGATGTGGAGCGGTTCCGTGACGGCAGCGAGCCGATGGAAGCGTATGGTATGGGATTCATCTATACCAGTGACAGTAGGGGCAGAGAAATGTTTTGTCCTACAACAGAACACAGAAAATCGGTGTCAGCAATTTATGACCGACATCACTCGAGATTGAATCGCAGGACAACAGAGATACTGAAAGAGCATGAGCGCTGTCTGATCATCGATCTACATTCCTTCAGCGATGAGACTGTAAATCGCCTGTTTGGGTGGACCGATTTCCCGGATGTGTGCATAGGGACAGAGCCCGATTACTATTCAGAAGAACTTGTGAAGAGTATATGCTGCTTTTGCAGAAACCTGGGGCTGACAGTTGCTCTGAATTACCCATATCAGGGGTCACTGGTTCCGAATCAATACTACGGAAAGAAGAATACAGGAATCATATCAGTTATGCTGGAAATCAATAAGCGGGTTTTGAATAATAAGAAGTCGCTTTTCAGGCGACCGTGA
- a CDS encoding WYL domain-containing protein: MAYSELIKNFNRIRDYMRQFYVYGFRTRDEYDKKSARSYDNERRRIESWLGDYMSFRQEPSGKVSFISVDSGEVNANPLYNAFKAKSFTANDIILNFFILDILQPGVRLGVSEITETIDEEYMSAFDDPKVFDESTVRNKLKEYTEAGILTAEKDGRKMLYSIAEDNVNLDGWKEALAFYSEIDPVGVIGSFLLDKMQRQAELFCYKHHYILHALESDIVCTLFDAITDDCTVNISVDSKRHNRINEYEVIPFLIAMSTENGRAYLLGKEDGGRHFNMYRLDRIQSAEKGAFAPQKAELLEAAKEFTSHLWNTSSGRSRQLDHLEMTLRIEPQEEHILQRLEREGKQGHVEPAGENQYRFVIDVYDASEMLPWLRTFTGRIVELSCTNLEVEKVFYDDMQSMYDMYLKDGGEGDAV; this comes from the coding sequence ATGGCTTACAGTGAATTAATCAAGAATTTCAACAGAATAAGGGACTACATGCGCCAGTTCTACGTCTACGGCTTCAGGACCAGAGACGAATACGATAAGAAGAGTGCCCGCAGCTATGACAATGAGCGCAGGCGCATCGAGAGTTGGCTCGGCGACTACATGTCTTTCCGGCAGGAACCTTCTGGAAAGGTCTCTTTTATTTCTGTCGACAGCGGTGAGGTTAACGCCAACCCTCTGTACAATGCGTTCAAGGCCAAAAGCTTTACTGCCAATGACATCATTCTGAACTTCTTCATCCTGGACATTCTGCAACCGGGTGTCAGACTGGGCGTGTCCGAGATCACAGAAACGATCGATGAGGAGTATATGTCCGCTTTTGACGACCCGAAAGTGTTCGATGAGTCCACCGTCAGAAACAAGCTGAAGGAATATACAGAAGCAGGGATCCTGACGGCAGAGAAGGACGGCAGAAAGATGCTGTACAGCATCGCCGAGGACAACGTCAACCTGGACGGCTGGAAAGAAGCTCTGGCATTTTATTCGGAAATCGATCCGGTCGGCGTGATCGGATCCTTCCTGCTGGATAAAATGCAAAGGCAAGCGGAGTTGTTCTGCTACAAGCATCATTACATCCTGCATGCGCTGGAGAGCGACATCGTATGCACGTTGTTTGATGCGATCACGGATGACTGCACGGTCAACATTTCTGTCGACAGTAAGAGACACAATAGAATCAATGAGTACGAGGTCATTCCATTCCTGATTGCTATGAGCACGGAGAACGGCAGGGCCTATCTTCTCGGCAAAGAGGATGGGGGAAGGCATTTCAACATGTACCGCCTCGACAGGATCCAGTCAGCCGAGAAGGGTGCCTTTGCACCTCAGAAGGCGGAACTGTTGGAAGCGGCGAAGGAATTCACGTCGCATCTTTGGAATACCTCCAGCGGCAGAAGCAGGCAGCTGGATCATCTGGAAATGACATTGCGCATTGAACCGCAGGAGGAGCATATTCTCCAAAGACTCGAAAGAGAGGGAAAGCAAGGGCATGTTGAACCGGCAGGCGAAAACCAGTATCGGTTCGTGATCGATGTGTATGACGCATCTGAAATGCTTCCGTGGCTTCGTACGTTCACCGGGCGCATCGTGGAACTGAGCTGCACGAATCTCGAAGTGGAGAAAGTGTTCTACGATGATATGCAGTCTATGTATGACATGTATCTGAAGGATGGAGGTGAGGGCGATGCTGTTTAA
- a CDS encoding WYL domain-containing protein has protein sequence MLFNEIYGNYYNAVAEILKYAVNGELTQQDIYRITDSKAFAESVLSIPGALNSGEWPFLTEDLDTPLIHEPQMPLTTLQKRWLKSLLEDPRIRLFDVPADGLGDVEPLYKPGEIVYFDQYSDGDPYRDEKYVENFRIVLQALREHRKLQIRFMSGKGKSHKWVCIPLKLEYSLKDDKFRLIISGNRSDNTINVARIRKCTLLDAFDPSEAVGTGHEKKQLVMELIDERNALERGMLHFSHLEKETVKLDENKYRITLVYNQDDETEILIRVLSFGPVLKVLEPEYFIRQIRKRLEMQKRFE, from the coding sequence ATGCTGTTTAACGAGATCTACGGAAACTACTACAATGCTGTCGCCGAGATCCTGAAGTACGCGGTCAACGGTGAGTTGACGCAACAGGATATATACCGGATCACAGACAGTAAAGCCTTTGCAGAAAGCGTCCTCAGCATCCCCGGCGCGCTTAACAGCGGCGAGTGGCCGTTTCTGACTGAAGATCTGGATACGCCGCTGATACATGAACCGCAGATGCCGCTGACCACGCTGCAGAAACGATGGCTGAAGTCCTTGCTTGAGGATCCGAGGATCCGTCTGTTTGACGTGCCTGCAGATGGTCTTGGGGATGTAGAACCTTTATATAAGCCGGGAGAGATCGTCTACTTCGACCAATACTCCGATGGCGATCCGTACAGGGACGAGAAGTACGTGGAGAATTTCCGTATAGTACTGCAGGCACTTCGCGAACATCGGAAGCTTCAGATCAGGTTCATGAGCGGCAAAGGAAAAAGCCATAAGTGGGTGTGCATCCCGCTGAAACTGGAATACTCTCTGAAAGACGATAAGTTCCGCCTGATTATCAGTGGAAACAGGAGTGATAATACCATCAACGTAGCCAGGATCAGGAAGTGTACTCTACTTGATGCCTTTGACCCTTCAGAAGCGGTCGGGACCGGACACGAGAAGAAGCAACTCGTTATGGAACTGATCGATGAGCGGAATGCCCTTGAGCGCGGGATGCTCCATTTCTCACATCTGGAGAAGGAGACCGTAAAGCTGGATGAGAACAAGTACCGTATCACATTGGTGTATAATCAGGACGATGAGACAGAGATCCTGATTCGGGTCTTAAGCTTTGGGCCTGTCCTGAAGGTGCTGGAACCAGAGTATTTCATACGGCAGATTCGAAAGAGACTGGAGATGCAGAAGCGGTTTGAATAG
- a CDS encoding DUF2828 family protein, translated as MIDRNPVRVALVLSALDHLWKEVLEMLNMLKKQANQFYTENGAVTYRTTASDCLDLFSRIGAMRNAGEQDIIECFSRAYIENPDLTMKILFYARDVRGGLGERRVFRVIMNWLAGYNKTSVEKNIERIAEYGRFDDVVELMDTSCKDSVLAYIRKQLFADLAALEKQGSVSLLAKWLPSVNASNADTVRKAKSIARALNMSDAQYRKALSKLRAQIKIIENNLREKDYTFDYSKQPSKAMFKYRQAFIRNDNERYMEFLNRVEKGETKLNTSTLMPYDIIAPIVTQDNNYCAWSGTTIEINPAVRQSMNVSWNALEDFTDNRNALAVIDSSGSMYWGGTPIPEAVAISLGIYFAERNKGAFRNHFITFSETPRLVEVKGKDIVDKTVYCESFSEIGNTDVQKVFELLLDTAVENHLPQRDLPETLYIITDMEFDACVYGADITNFEYAKKQFARFGYILPQIVFWNIQSRNAQVPVTMNEQGVVLVSGCTPRLFSMIASGKYNPYDFMMEVIGSDRYAQIAA; from the coding sequence ATGATTGATCGAAATCCTGTAAGAGTAGCCCTGGTTTTAAGTGCTTTGGATCATTTATGGAAAGAGGTGTTAGAGATGCTGAACATGTTAAAGAAACAAGCGAATCAGTTTTATACAGAAAACGGAGCCGTTACATATAGAACGACTGCGTCTGATTGTCTTGACCTGTTTTCAAGGATCGGAGCGATGAGAAATGCTGGTGAGCAGGATATCATCGAGTGCTTTTCGAGAGCGTATATTGAGAATCCGGACCTGACCATGAAAATTCTATTTTATGCCAGAGACGTGCGTGGTGGTCTTGGTGAGCGCAGGGTGTTCCGTGTTATTATGAACTGGCTCGCCGGTTACAACAAAACATCCGTAGAGAAAAACATTGAACGAATCGCTGAATACGGCAGATTTGATGATGTCGTTGAACTCATGGATACAAGCTGCAAGGATAGCGTTCTTGCGTACATCAGAAAGCAGTTGTTCGCTGATTTGGCAGCACTCGAAAAGCAGGGCAGCGTGTCACTCCTGGCTAAATGGTTGCCGTCCGTTAATGCATCCAATGCGGATACAGTCAGAAAAGCAAAGTCAATCGCCAGAGCTCTCAATATGAGTGACGCTCAGTATAGAAAAGCGCTGAGCAAGCTGAGAGCCCAGATTAAGATTATCGAAAACAACCTGCGTGAGAAAGACTATACTTTCGATTACTCCAAGCAGCCGTCCAAGGCCATGTTCAAGTACAGACAAGCGTTCATCAGGAACGATAATGAACGTTACATGGAATTCCTGAATAGGGTTGAAAAAGGTGAAACTAAACTCAATACTTCGACATTGATGCCATATGACATTATTGCACCAATCGTCACACAGGATAATAATTATTGTGCCTGGAGTGGGACTACAATAGAAATTAATCCGGCTGTAAGACAGTCTATGAATGTTTCCTGGAATGCGTTGGAGGATTTCACTGATAACAGAAATGCCCTTGCAGTTATCGATAGTTCAGGATCCATGTATTGGGGAGGTACACCTATACCAGAAGCTGTAGCTATTTCACTGGGAATCTATTTTGCAGAAAGGAATAAGGGAGCATTCAGAAACCACTTTATTACGTTCTCCGAAACCCCACGACTCGTTGAGGTTAAGGGAAAAGATATCGTTGATAAGACTGTCTATTGCGAAAGCTTCAGTGAAATCGGCAACACCGATGTGCAGAAGGTATTTGAGCTTTTGCTTGATACAGCTGTAGAAAACCACTTACCTCAGCGTGATTTGCCAGAAACTCTGTACATCATAACAGATATGGAGTTTGATGCTTGTGTATATGGAGCGGATATAACTAACTTTGAGTATGCCAAAAAGCAATTCGCAAGGTTTGGTTACATACTGCCGCAGATAGTGTTCTGGAACATACAGAGCAGAAATGCGCAGGTCCCGGTTACCATGAATGAACAAGGAGTAGTTCTGGTATCAGGCTGCACTCCGAGACTGTTTTCCATGATTGCAAGCGGAAAATATAATCCATATGACTTCATGATGGAGGTCATCGGAAGCGATCGTTACGCACAGATCGCTGCATAA